The Flavobacterium jumunjinense genome includes a region encoding these proteins:
- a CDS encoding NAD-dependent epimerase/dehydratase family protein has translation MNTKILIIGACGQIGTELTAKLRATYGVENVVASDIRKLENDVVNNGIFEVVNALDYNQIEHLLEKYKITDVYLMAALLSATAEKNPAFAWDLNMNSLFHVLNLAKAGKIKKIFWPSSIAVFGPTTPSQNTPQYTIMEPTTVYGISKQTGERWCEYYNKQYGVDVRSIRYPGLISWSTEPGGGTTDYAVDIFHKAITEGKFTSFLSENTGLPMMYMDDAIKATIGIMQAPEEQVKIRSSYNLSGMSFTPKEIAEEIKKHYPDFTIDYNPDFRQKIADSWPASIDDTSAREDWNWKNDFEIENMTEDMFENLKKHIYNT, from the coding sequence ATGAATACGAAAATTTTGATTATTGGTGCTTGTGGACAAATAGGCACCGAGTTGACGGCTAAATTGAGAGCTACTTATGGAGTAGAAAATGTTGTTGCTTCTGATATTAGAAAATTAGAAAATGATGTTGTAAATAACGGAATATTTGAAGTTGTTAATGCATTAGACTATAATCAAATTGAACATTTACTTGAAAAATATAAAATTACAGATGTCTATTTAATGGCAGCACTTTTATCTGCAACTGCAGAAAAAAATCCTGCATTTGCTTGGGATCTAAATATGAACTCTCTTTTTCATGTATTAAACTTAGCAAAGGCTGGAAAAATAAAAAAAATATTTTGGCCTTCAAGTATTGCTGTTTTTGGACCAACAACTCCATCGCAAAATACACCACAATATACCATTATGGAGCCAACAACTGTTTATGGAATTTCGAAACAAACAGGTGAAAGATGGTGTGAGTATTATAACAAACAATATGGTGTAGATGTTAGAAGTATTCGTTATCCTGGATTAATTAGTTGGAGTACAGAACCAGGAGGAGGAACTACAGATTATGCAGTTGATATTTTTCATAAAGCAATTACAGAAGGGAAATTTACAAGTTTTCTTTCCGAAAACACAGGTTTACCTATGATGTATATGGACGATGCAATAAAAGCGACCATTGGTATTATGCAAGCTCCAGAAGAACAAGTAAAAATTAGATCTTCTTATAATTTATCAGGAATGAGTTTTACTCCAAAAGAAATTGCTGAAGAAATTAAAAAACATTATCCAGATTTTACAATTGACTACAATCCAGACTTTAGACAGAAGATTGCGGATAGTTGGCCAGCAAGTATAGATGATACTTCTGCGAGAGAAGATTGGAATTGGAAAAATGATTTTGAAATTGAAAACATGACGGAAGATATGTTTGAAAATTTAAAGAAACACATTTATAATACCTAA